The Heliangelus exortis chromosome Z, bHelExo1.hap1, whole genome shotgun sequence genomic sequence aatacAGATTCAATCCAGTTCACAGAGAACACATTAGTTAATACATATCTTTACTTTGTAGGAGAAATGGGCATGAACACGAGTATTCAGTTACCAGCCTTTTATAGCCATTTTATGCAACTTTCGCCTTAAGCACCATGTATGGCACAGGTTTCACTAGCATCCCATATAGAAGCACTGTAACTTCATCTCTAGAAATACAGTAGATTATGTAAATCTCAAGAACTATAGAAATAAATACACTGCTTGGGAATTTACCTTTCAAAATCCTGTTTTTGCCATAAATGtgagtttgttttaaaatggtgTATCCCTGAATAATATGTGTACTTACTTGAGGCACATGTTCAAGTTCAGGCTATGGAAAGCAATCTTCATTTTATGCAGCCATTGAGAGCTGAGGATTTAGAGCAGCCAAGAGTGTCCTCAACCCAGGTCTTCATGAGCTGCAGTAGCAGCTAGTAGGAAGAAGTTTCAGGTACCTGAATTGCATCAGAATAAAGCAGCTTCCCATGTTTAACCATTTTTCAAACCTGAAATAGCAACAAAGGCAAGGATGTTGCTAAATTAGCCCCCACTAACCTGCCAAACTTACCATCCTTGTTAGACATAAGGTCTACCAGCACCCATGAGGCCTTGgattttttaaagcacaagaGAGGGCTTGGGATTTCAAAAGCTGATCTGCTTCTTCTGCATCCCCAAGACTTATTCCAGGCAGTTCAGCAAAAGACACTGTCAGTCAAAACCTTTCTTACTTATATCACATTTGTTTCATATACCAGGTACCAAATCTCCCCACCACAGCCAGAGAGGTTCGATCTTTCAGCAAAATAAAGTTAATAAATATTGTAGGCAGTTATCATCTATGGtgaaccaaaaaacaaaattaaagaggaaggaaaaaaaaaagccaccccaCACCTCCTGATTAAAGGGTGACTTCTTTTAAACCATGCTGGCTGAAAGGTAACAAAACCCCAGTATCTCCCAGAAGCTAACATAAAACTGGCAggcacacagaaaatatttgcagaaaaggGACTATGAAAGATACTTTCAGTCTGACGCATGTTTAAATAGCTGAAATTTTTAAAGCCGTATTAAAAGTCTCATGCACTTAATctgctctgaaataaaacactttATAGCCTTTCcatctaattatttttctctgatctCAAAGTGCaacagaaaatcaaaaaaaaaaaaaaaacagatcacAGGAGAGACAACATAAACAGTTTGTTGGCATATACTTTCACATGCAGAATATTCTATAAGCTGTCAAATGTAAGAGCAACACGGcaactttcatttttcctccacTTAAAGCAgtcatattttgaaatgtttaaaagaaaatgtctgaaGTTCATGCTCAAGCTCCTCAAAGCTTTAAACACAGCATCTTACAACTGAGAAAACACTGTCTgtctttttatttgtaaaacagAGTTTGAAATATCttacaatatatttttaattccatttttctgaagaaacagcATTTGAGAACTGAAAGAACAGTGTGCCATTAAATGTTAAGgaccatattttaaaaacctttattaaaaaaaaggtcatATATGTATAATgaatttaaattgtattttaaagtcAGCTACTTAAGCACCTAAATGACTGAAAATGTAAGTCTAGTCACAGATGAGGCTGTATGGTTGTGCTCAAGACAGAAGAGGTCTACTCGTGGCAGGCACAGCTGCACACTCACAAGTCAGTCTCTTTCAGCCATGAACCCTGCAGATCTGAGCAACGTCACTGATTAGGTCAGTCTGAACTACTCAGTATAAACTCTCCCTTTCTAATAAGAAGGATATTAACTAAAGCTTTCAGCTAAGCAATAAAATCTTTCTAGttagcaacagaaaataaaaatgacatgCTTGCTCTGTTTCAGGCACTTTCAAGATCATAGTTTATTTACTGTACGTAAAAAGCTAGTATACAGATTAAGGGATCCCTTAAATTTCAACTCTACAGTTAAACACCATCTAGTATTCTTTCTCTGGATATAAAccaaaaacatttctgaacaCCTGTAAGCCCCACTATAAATGTGCATtgttatgaggaaaaaaaaagaagtataaatcaatgcttaattttttcaaagcatgCTATTTACACTGTGAAACCAATGGGAGATAATAAGCAAAGAGGcaatagattttaaaaagccaatATTTTGTATAATTTCTGTTACAGTAGTGTGCTAATCAGCATAactgtatattaaaaaattaaaatatagacGAGCATCCCATTACAGAAATCATCATCTGAATTCCAGTCATTACTTGCTAACCATCTACATGCAACACCTTCTAGGACtgactttttggttttaaaatgtaaaacagaTTGTTGTTTAAGAAACAAGCATTAATTAGtgtacaaaattaaaaactgcacTCAGGAATTGTACTGGTCATGAGCCTTTTCTCTACAGAaggggatgaaaaaaaagaaaacaatccaATGTATAAACAATGATAGTATATGGAAAGAGACCACTTTCTAATTATGAAGGGCAGTGTCTAGACCCAGAATATCTGGGTAGCAAACTGTAGACACCAGAAACAAACAGCTTTCACATAGATGTTCTTTACAGGAGGCCTTTCTTTCCATCAAATGGCAATGGCTGACAGCAAATAAGGGGCACCAGGTGTACAACTAAATAGATCTTGCAAAATACTAAGATGGGGGAATTGTTAATATACAATTTGAACTATATATACAACATAATGGAATGTATCCCATCCCAAAACAGGTTTATGAAACAATTGGACCTTTATATACTAGACTTATGATTCATctataattttaatgaaaatgtaagTACACAAGAGACTTGCATGGAAAGTAAAATTTATGGGGCACTGTGCAGGAACTATTGACAAAGCCTCTTAATGgcaattctgcttttaaagtaACTCTGTTAGATATAATTGAAACAACATCTGTGCATAGAATGTCCTGACAGACACTTCAACACAGGAGCTTTGGTGATTTAAAAAGGCCCTTTCTAATCTGCTATGAATAGTACTGCAGAAGTATTGATGCATGCACACATCTGTATTAGCTGAGACCAATGGTCCAACTGCGTGAACATTTCCTCCGTGAGGTGCTTTCCATGTTAAACTACTTCAATAACAGTAAGATGAAAAATAGACTAAACAAAGTATTTCTGATAACTCAAACTAAATAAGAAATGGAATGCCAATATGGCAGTAAAATcttgttctgttgtttttaaaCAGGAAGGTCTCTTGTACCAGCAGAATCCTGTATACAGATACACATATGAGGGAATACACCACTTATAATTCCCATTAAACAAAAGCTGATTCATCATGTGAGGAGGtacaaattacagaaaacatgaaTAGTCAATAGAAGAGAAACAACTGGTTTACATGAAAGAAGAGAGAACGCTTCAGTCTGAATGCAGTTATTTTGTGAAAGCTGCTACAACAGCCCACAGAACCTCATTCGTGTTGGCTTTCATACATTCAACCTCAGGGTCTAAATCCAGGAGCTGCCGCACTCTTTTTGTGGCTAAATCATACTGCTCATCCAAAAGAGGGGCAAAAGCGTTCTCCAGAACATCTGAAGCATGGGCTAAATAAACAAGTGCCAGCAAGCGCTTGTCCATGCGGTGAGGATCATTTACCCATTTCTCAAGAACAGCTTCTTGAACCTTCTTGATGAGGCGCTGTTTGATGTTGTTGTTGGTGAGAGGGTGCGTAGTCATGTCAAAAAGAAGGaagttctgtttctctgttgTCAATACACCTTTTTCCACTAGATTTTTAGCTAACCGTTCACGGACGTTTCGTAGTTGGTAGTGCAACTTCAGTGGGTTCCATGTTTCACCTAAGCAAAACAAGATGACAGACAACAGTCAGGCAAAGTTTAAGCTGTACTATTACAGTGATTTCCCCCTGCCACAGTGCAAAATGAGCTGTCAAATTCGTATAGCTGACTGTTACAGTAAGATACTGGGTTAATGTCAGCATTTTTCTGATCTGTGACCTACTCAGATATAGGCATAGACACAGAGACCATGAGAGGTTCCTTGGAGGACTTTACTGtctatattttttataaaaggaCATCTAATCTATGTCTTGATTTAGAATACGAAAATAAACAGTCTTATACTGAAGGTTAAGAACCTCAAAACAGCCATGGAGAAAGAATTtacttttaataataaaaaaagcatctACTCCAGTTCTGTGCAACTTCCTGCTTCCAGACTCCCCTATTTCAGAAACTGGAAGACGTGTCATTGCCTTTCTTTCTGCCACAGAGACAACCTAATGCACAGATATTCTgtgcatttctgtatttcttcatgccatgcatttctgtatttcttcaggctttcattctctctcctcctgcccaaacaaagccaaacagtGGTCATGCACTGGGGTGGTAGTGTTCACATGTCAACTGGAGCACATGTTGGGCGGGGTCTTTAATGcttcagtaaaaattatttctaacacTTTTTGGTAAGGCAGGAGAATCTGGCCCTTTGGAGTGCATGACTGTGTGTGCATAGAAGAAGGAATTTAAAATGCCAAAATCATCCTCAACAGCTACTGACAAAGCTGTAATTGTTAAGCATTGCAAAATCCACCTTTGCTTAAAAGTTTACTTAACAAGATAAAATTTTAGGTCCAGCCTGCCTAAATATTTATCATAAGTATCAACATCTTCTCCAGATACAAGGGACTCTATGAATTTTAAGAGGTGACATAAGCAGCATTAAGTATTTCTTGCACAGATGGATGTTTTCTATAGAATGATAGGAGACTTTCTGATCAATTTGTTTCTGtatcaaaaagcttttttaaaaattcactggTTAAAGCACAATAAtagaagtaaaaaacaaaaatcactttAAGGTTCCTCCCACTGTGATACTGGGTAACAAACACTGTACCCAAGTAACAGCCAAGTTAAGTAAACAAATGAGGTGATACCAACTACATACATAAAGGCAAGGAACTCACACAGGCCTAAACTAGGTATGTCCCTATAGATCTCACACCTCACTGAATGTAATTTTCCAGCTTTACCATGAATGGAACTATCACACGCACACACGCACAAAAGAGTTGTTTCTTTATGGCATTTCACAGGACAAAGCATGTTTCTTCGACTTGTCTACATCTGTTTGGTGGATGCGGCTGTGCGGTAATAAAAATCAGTACTGTGGTGACACCTTGTGATCAGACCCCTCCACTACACAAACAGTTGTACAAACATAGACCTTTAGATGTTTGTTCCATACAAAGGAAGATCTGACCTTTTGATCCAAATTTATGTATTCCCTATGCCTGCGTTGCTTATAGATGATCTTATAAACAACATCATTCTGGCAGACATCTTACATGTCCAAATAAGTATTTCATTTATGGCTTTGAACTCATATGTACTGTAACTTCAAGCAGCGTTCTTCACATGGCTGATAACTGCAGATACAGTGGCTGTTCTTCCAGGATCAGGCCCTAAGGCAAAATTCTAAAagagtttattaaaaaaacaaaaaacaccaaaaaaaccaccacccccaaaacccaccaaaatacatttcttcaAAGGGCAGTTCTCTAAACTGTGAGAAATGCAAAAAACAGTAATGCTACCCAAGAACCAGTGATTAATACCCATGCGTGGGCACGAATTATTAAGCCAAGTCATAGCCACAGCCCTGACAATACTTTTTCAGAACCAAAGCTCAGTAGGATCAGGAAAACTTTAGCTTAGCTCAAGGAAAACATACAACACTGTTCATTCATTCATTGACCTTTCCTAAATCAGTACTAACTTCATGTACTCCATACTGTGAGAGAAGGGGAAGTGTCAGCACAAATTATGTATTTTGGACAAGAAAAATGAATTTGTTTTGTACGCTACAGATGAGGAGAgttgagaaagaagtgaactACAAGCAATGCAGCAGCCATGCCCCCTAATAATTGGGACTGCTTTGTTATCTCTCCCCCTTCTGCAGGAAGGAATATGAACTGTTTAAGACAGTACAGGAAGAataggaagaagggaagaatgaaaaaaaaattcaaaaaaccATGGAGGGATTTTGCTAATTTTTAATACTCTCGATTCTTGGTTGCTACAAGTAACAGACTCAGAGAAGCAATTTCAAGCCTTATTACTCCCCACCTACCAGAGTCATGTTGTTGACAAAACAGTGGGGGGTTTTTCCTACTCTGTTTGCACAACTGAAACAGGGCTCTGACCTACTCCAAGGAAGCTGAATTTTACATGGTTTGTCAAAACAGAGAACCCCTAGTGATGAATTctggctacagaaaaaaaaaacctcaacaaagcaacaaaaccactatattttaaaatatggtaaTTGTTCATTTCAGCTTATTTTATGCACCCTGAGGATACAACTGTTGacaatgtatttgaaaaaagcTAATTGCAACTGTAAAGATGAaatctgaccttttttttttgcaacaatTTACCCACCTTATAAGAAGAGCTGTGTGCAAAGTACTTATCTTTAAGGATTTGTTTTGAACGAGAAGTAacatatgaaaatatttgttgtaTTCAGAAAAAATAGAACTCCTGAcattttactgtttcttttcaattaaTGGACAAATCATCCTTAATTTTTATATCTCAGGGTGATCTCCTAatcacctttcttttttaaaagctcttaaTAACGAACCCACACACCTAGACTCCAAACTTCCACTAACCCCCATTTCCAATTTCAGAGAAAGGTAGTTGTCTCTCCAGGGTGAAGCACTAATTTACTTCAGCACCAGGGGAAGGCACCTCTTCCACAGAGTTGAGATGTCCTTTGACACTTCATAAGGAGATCCTTTCTGATTCAAATTAAGTCAAAAGCAACAGTTACTTACATTTGATTAAAGGCTACAATCAACAAGAGACTACCTTAGAGTACAGACTAATTAACTTTTTTGCATACTTTTTCTCCAAAATCCTTAAAGTATAATCTCTAGTGATGCCAGATAATTAGCTTtataggggggaaaaaaagcaaatacattatGTCCAAGGCTTACCACTAAGCAGTTCAATCCAATTCTGTACTGTTTCAGGAGGTTGGGTCTCTTTTATGTGTTTCAGAGCTTCATCAAGCAGCACATCCCCTGTAGGAGCATCTGACTTGCAGATAACCTaggacaaaataaaatgcagtcaTTATTTTGAATTAACATGTGACATTGAGAAATCAATAACAAACTCAAAAAGGCaggaaatctcattttcttcacctatatattatttttatccaTTAAGTTTTAGACAACATCTGTAAGTTGTACAGCTCTGAAGAACACACTGACCTGCATTACTACATTCGGTTCCCTAACAGTTAAAACACACATATTACACAAAATACGTATTTACTATCAAATCCCTTAATATgcaataatttaattaataattttaagtgcTATCATTTAAGTTTGTTACTGTTtcaactttttaaattattttagctcTTCCCTCAAATGAACATAGGAGAACAAGAAATATCACTCctagtaaaataataaaatacaagaaTTTGAATAGCTGCTTTTTTACCAGCTTAAGTAGTTATATAAGACATgtacaaatactttttttcctggttatAAAAACTagagcaaaaaattaaaacatacgGATTAAATAAACCCAAGTGAATACCCCTGAATAAAAAACCaccataataataaaatcttcTTTAGGAAAAGtttcaaagtaatttataaaaataaccaaataGTTTTACAAGTTAGGGTTTTGCAAGCATTCTGTAGGAATGTAAGTGGCAACTGTCAGAAACTAACATATCAATACAGTTCCACATAtacaagagaagcagcaaacaaaagcttttatttttgcaaaggTATACAATAGTCAGAAAGATGTCCTGCActgagaggaaacaaaaagggaaaatgatgGAGAAATCTTTATGAATACCTTTACAGGTCATAGCTAGAACACTATTTCCAATTTAGATAGTATATATGAGGCACAGAAACTAAGAATTTCAGTAACTATCATCAAGAAGGAACCTTGCATGTCCACAATGCCATGCTAGAAAGAAAAGAtctaaaaagaaagcatgtAAGGTATTTTTACAATGACAGTATCAAACAGTTGTTCAGGATGCCTAtgttgataaaaataaaagatacagGCATATCCTAAAAAAGCAGAAGGTAACAGATAAAGGTTATACTGTTAAAGCTTCAAGTACATTTAAcaccctgggagctgctgaaatGCATCCATTTTAAGACTAAATTTCTGCCAGGGAGGGACCAGAGAGACTTCATTACCTGTTACTGCCTCAACATTAAACGGTCTCTTGAGACACTGTCCAGGTCTCCATTTTGGGGAGCTGAAGATCACTCCCACTATAAACCTCAAGTATTATGTTTTCAGAACACAACCACATTTTATTCCAGACAATCcccatttgaaaataaacaccACAACAATGCATATTTATCCTTCTGATTTACAACCATCACTCAAACCCCCTATTAACTACATACAACATTACATATCTCCTAGTGTCATATCAAGATTATGAATTTTTGAAAGTTTCTGTTCTTTAACTATACAGAAGTATAATTTCGCTTGGATATTTGAGCTGCTAGATTGTGACTATTAATAGCCACCTTTCAGCCATTCCTTTAACAACTAGCCTAAAAATATCCAACTTaccttctttttaaaactgacaTGCCAGCaatattcttatttctttgAAGTGTCTAACAAGATTAGTTTCACAGTAATCTTCGTTACACTTATTTACACCCCAGCCTGCTGCAGTTGGTAACCTACTACTCACCAtctcacattaaaaataaagatgtgtaGTAATCTTTTTCACatacttattatttttttaaaaagcaaccaaccaatCAAATTCACTAAAGAGATTTcaaattgctttaaaatctaATATATAAGTAAGTTGGAGGGGGACGAGAGGAGGGCTAAGTTTATAAAACAGCTTCTCTTCCTTATTTGGGGTTAACATCCTTTTTCCTACCACTGCAAAGAAGTTTAGGAAGCTAGCCTGAATGCAATGCAGCATGACAGGACACCTAAACACCTAAGCAGACTGTCATTTAAAGGAAAGAGCTGTCAGGAGCACAGAGTCCTCCATTCCATTCAGCCAGCACTCCTCAAGCACTTGTCAAGCCACAGTGTACATAAGATTTTGTTTCAAGTTTATCACTTTACAGTAATGCATACAGCACTGTTTCTTCTCACTTCTTTGCTACATTGAAAATTCACAGCAGAGATTCTTCTGATTATTCTTGCCCCTAAAACTAAAATATTGTGGGGAATACTTCCATAGtatttcctctccccttcccagcacaggcagaagcagaagccCAGCTATCTCTTTCTTATCTTTGTGGATCCACTCTTTCTTCAATAAGGATTTATCAGTGAACACTTCCTGGCTAGCTCTTCAGAGTTGTAACTGAACAAGAGTGGGAAAACAATGGGTTAGGGATCTTGTTAACTGAATCATCCAGAAGGTTAAGCACCCACAAGAGGGAATTTTGTTTCTCCAACAGATGAGGTATGTTACAGAAAGAAGCTAAGATTCCGGTTCATAGGAAGCAATGGTTCTTAGCATTACtgcaaagaaaatcttttaTTCCAATTTTTCAATGATTTATCAAGTAATAGATTTGACTGGTATCTAATTGCTGGGGAAATTTCAATTATACAGAATATTTGGTTTGCATATTCCACGATGCAGCTTTGCAACTAAGTAATGCTAAAGATTAGGTACCTCTTGCAtcaattttaaataattttcactatttagttttaatacaaaaattCAGTCATGCATGAATCACTCAGAATTGTCAGCAACAAAATACTGAAGCTAATCTGCCAAGAATTTGTTGGAATTTCTTATGTTTTCAAGAACTCTAAtgatttgctttgctttctgaggTTGTAAGGCAGCACAGAGTACCGTTTTCTCTCTCAAATAACCATGAGGcatagaaattatttatatataagcCCTAGCATTAATTTATTAGTTTCCAAAACTGATATTAGTAGATAGAACTCCAAAGTGATGCTATGCTTACACAGTGTTAGGCCAAATTTGCAAGAGAGCTGCAACACAAAATACATCTTAGTAACTTTCAAGGTTTCACCAATATCTATCAAGTCCTTGTATGCCAGTTTTCATGTGT encodes the following:
- the GOLPH3 gene encoding Golgi phosphoprotein 3 — protein: MTSLTQRSSGLVQRRTEASRSAAADKERGAGGGSEDEGRRDESGDDEKGDSKETRLTLMEEVLLLGLKDREGYTSFWNDCISSGLRGCMLIELALRGRLQLETCGMRRKSLLTRKVICKSDAPTGDVLLDEALKHIKETQPPETVQNWIELLSGETWNPLKLHYQLRNVRERLAKNLVEKGVLTTEKQNFLLFDMTTHPLTNNNIKQRLIKKVQEAVLEKWVNDPHRMDKRLLALVYLAHASDVLENAFAPLLDEQYDLATKRVRQLLDLDPEVECMKANTNEVLWAVVAAFTK